The proteins below come from a single Bacteroidota bacterium genomic window:
- a CDS encoding S46 family peptidase, giving the protein MAEEIFEKSIFDNEDKVMAFLESPSSKKLKKDPAYKLSSEIMNHMMLKIRPASMAINNKLNGGYRSWVAGLREMNPEKKFYPDANSTMRLTYGKIITYDPMDAVKYSPFTTLDGLIEKMDNSNEEFIVPDKLYQLWKDKDYGQYGENGQLKVAFITDNDITGGNSGKRSCKCFGELIGLAFDGNWEAMSGDIKFDEKYKRCINVDIRYVLFVIDKYAGASNLIKEMKLVK; this is encoded by the coding sequence ATTGCTGAAGAGATTTTTGAAAAGTCTATTTTTGATAATGAAGATAAAGTAATGGCATTTTTGGAAAGTCCATCTTCTAAAAAACTAAAAAAAGATCCTGCCTACAAGCTCTCATCTGAAATTATGAACCACATGATGCTTAAAATACGCCCTGCTTCTATGGCTATCAACAACAAATTGAATGGCGGCTATCGCAGCTGGGTGGCTGGTTTACGCGAAATGAACCCCGAAAAAAAGTTTTATCCTGATGCAAATAGCACCATGCGCCTTACCTACGGCAAGATAATAACCTACGACCCTATGGATGCAGTAAAATATTCTCCATTTACAACACTTGATGGTCTTATTGAAAAAATGGACAACAGCAACGAAGAGTTTATTGTTCCTGACAAACTATATCAACTTTGGAAAGATAAAGACTATGGTCAATATGGAGAAAACGGGCAGTTGAAAGTTGCTTTTATTACCGACAATGATATAACAGGCGGCAATAGCGGGAAGCGGAGTTGTAAATGCTTCGGCGAATTAATAGGCCTTGCCTTTGATGGTAACTGGGAAGCAATGAGTGGCGATATTAAGTTTGATGAGAAGTACAAGCGTTGTATTAATGTGGATATACGCTATGTGCTTTTCGTGATTGATAAATATGCCGGTGCATCAAATCTTATAAAAGAAATGAAACTGGTTAAATAA